The Drosophila teissieri strain GT53w chromosome X, Prin_Dtei_1.1, whole genome shotgun sequence genome has a segment encoding these proteins:
- the LOC122624997 gene encoding histone-lysine N-methyltransferase SETMAR-like — translation MEKSEFRVLIKHYFLRKKSITETKERLDKYYGDSAPSISMVKKWFTEFRCGRTSTSDAERSGRPKEVVMPEIVDKIHGMILDDRRMKVREVAEAVGISTERVHHILHEYLDMKKLSARWVPRLLTHDHKRNRVTISKECLAMFNRNPNEFLRRFVTVDETWIHHTTPETKEQSRQWVSPGERAPKKAKVGLSANKVMATVFWDAQGIIHIDYLGKGKTITGEYYSELLDRFDIDLKQKRPHLAKKKQQYIKFEFTVRR, via the exons atggaaaaaagtgaatttcgtgtgctaattaagcattattttttgcgtAAAAAATCCATCACCGAAACCAAGGAAAgacttgataaatattatgggGACTCTGCACCATCAATTTCAATGGTTAAGAAATGGTTTACTGAGTTCCGTTGTGGTCGTACCAGTACAAGTGATGCCGAACGTTCAGGTCGCCCAAAAGAGGTCGTCATGCCAGAAATCGTCGACAAAATCCATGGAATGATATTGGATGATCGGAGAATGAAAGTGCGTGAGGTAGCTGAGGCTGTAGGCATCTCAACTGAACGGGTACATCACATTTTACATGAATATTTGGACATGAAAAAGCTTTCCGCGCGATGGGTGCCGCGATTGCTCACACACGACCATAAGCGCAACCGTGTGACCATTTCAAAGGAGTGTTTGGCGATGTTCAACCGCAATCCAAACGAATTTTTGCGCCGTTTCGTTACCGTAGACGAAACATGGatccaccacaccacaccagagACCAAAGAACAATCAAGACAGTGGGTTTCTCCGGGTGAACGTGCACCAAAGAAGGCCAAGGTGGGTCTGTCGGCCAACAAGGTCATGGCCACAGTTTTTTGGGATGCACAAGGTATCATTCACATCGATTACCTTGGAAAGGGTAAAACGATCACCGGCGAATATTATTCAGAGCTTTTGGACAGATTCGATATTGATTTGAAGCAGAAACGACCGcatttggcgaaaaaaaaa CAACAGTACATAAAATTTGAATTCACGGTGCGAAGGTGA
- the LOC122624998 gene encoding uncharacterized protein LOC122624998 — translation MTALLEIFVKGKAKNVAVDVAFPVTSEEDLVALDQSISSGSQECYMEAITKISKCNNLSKAIKGVLSETLLCAYNIDGLNGKKSLKAFPKFFSVLIDSISTLDGQQPGEKALAHALACVKNNANKTREN, via the exons ATGACGGCCTTGTTGGAGATTTTCGTAAAGGGGAAGGCGAagaatgtggctgtggatgtggcgtTCCCAGTCACATCGGAGGAAGACCTGGTGGCTTTAGACCAGAGCATAAGCTCAGGGTCCCAAGAATGCTAC atggaagcaataacaaaaatttcaaaatgcaaCAATTTGTCAAAGGCAATAAAGGGCGTATTGTCAGAAACGCTGTTGTGCGCCTACAACATAGACGGCCTAAACGggaaaaagtcattaaaagcatttcccaAATTCTTTTCCGTTCTGATtg ATAGCATAAGCACATTAGAcggccagcagccaggagagAAGGCCTTGGCCCACGCACTGGCATGtgttaaaaataatgcaaacaaaacaagagagaac
- the LOC122624378 gene encoding uncharacterized protein LOC122624378 yields the protein MAQFVAAAGCAPLANLNRAGLQVPPPEGRKHQVTGDLRSHCRWRIGDVWPNLLQSQGARNLQHLSWTSVADTPPVVNIEVPMWIPRSRYCGHFRVAGNIWRWSLPEFGQETHRFKWIRYALRLPISCQTVLWFFLQLSGGPERCQFPRRRLVARSEKLLHLS from the exons ATGGCCCAGTTTGTTGCGGCCGCAGGGTGCGCGCCACTTGCAAATTTGAATCGGGCCGGCTTGCAG GTACCCCCGCCAGAAGGACGGAAGCACCAAGTCACTGGAGACCTCAGGAGTCATTGCCGGTGGAGAATTGGGGATGTTTGGCCCAATTTGTTGCAGTCGCAGGGTGCGCGCAACTTGCAACATTTGAGTTGGACCAGCGTTGCAG ACACTCCGCCAGTTGTCAACATTGAGGTTCCGATGTGGATCCCGCGCAGCCGTTATTGCGGTCATTTTAGAGTTGCTGGCAACATTTGGCGGTGGAGTCTGCCTGAATTTGGGCAGGAAACTCATCGCTTTAAGTGGATTCGTTACGCTCTACGTCTGCCAATAAGCTGCCAAACTGTTCTCTGGTTTTTTCTCCAGTTGTCAGGGGGTCCAGAACGCTGTCAGTTCCCGCGCCGCCGTCTCGTTGCAAGGTCCGAAAAGTTGCTGCATCTCAGCTAG